From the Stigmatella aurantiaca genome, the window AGCATCCGTCGCCGGGGGGAGAACCATCGGCACGGGGCTCGGGAGGGACATATCAAGAGGGGATGTCATCGGCGGCGTGGAATGTTCCGAAGGCGAGGCGGGAACGTCTCCACAAGCCCGCCAGAAGGTCACAGCCGCGGCCAGGGCCATCACCAGCGCCGTGCCTACGGTCAGCGTCTTCCTCGTTACCTTGCGCGGCGTAGGGCTCTTGGGAGGCACTCCGGGGGGGACTCCAGGGAGCCCGTCAGACTCGGAAGGCTCGGCCAGCATCTGCTCGGAGGGGGCATGGGCGGGCACCATGTACTCGGCTCCCGAGCGCTCCAAGTGCTCTTCCAGCTCGCGACGGAGGGCTTCCGCGTCCACGGGGCGCCTGGAGGGCTCCCGGGAAAGAATCTTCTCGACCAGTTCGCTGAGCGACTCGGGGATCCGGGGGTTCACGTCGAATGCCGGTGGGGGCGGCATCTGGAGGTTCAAGGGCTTGCGCATGTAGTAGTGCGTCGGCCACGGATCCGTCAGCAGCTCATAAAGCATGGCCCCAAGTGCGAAAATCTCGTCGGCCACCTTGAAGGTATACCGCGCCCGGTGATCATTCTTGTTCTCATTTAAGAACTTGAACTGCTCGGGTGCTCGAAAGCGCTCTGTGCCCGGGGGCAACCCTTCTTCCGTGAGATCTTCGGCCAGCGCGTAGGTCGCGCAACCAAAGTCGATGATGACGGGCTCCCCATCGCTCTTCCGGATCAGGACGTTGACCAGCTTCAAATCCCGGTGGAGAACGCCGCGCCTATGCATGTATGAGAGCGCCGAAGCGAGCTTGACGAAGACTCGCAAGATCTCGTGAATAGTGGGGTGTTTGAGTTCCTTCCACTCCGCCAGCGTCCAGCCATCCACGTATTCGAGCGCAAGATACATGTTTCCGGCTTCCGCGTACCCGTACCCCCGGTGCCGGATAATGTTAGGGTGGTCCAGCATGAGAAGCGTTGTGGCCTCACGCACCATCCGGTCATGAGTCTGTTTGTCATCCCCGCTGGCTTCACGGTGTCGCGCCACCTTGAGCGCATAGGGCTTTCCGCTCTTCTCGACAAGGTAGACGATAGCAAAACCACCGTCGCCGAGTTCCTGCGAAACGTGCCAACCGTCAACGACAGCGTCAGACGTTGGTCTAAATTGGTTCGGTGTCATGGAGTCCCCTCCATTCCAAATTTGGGGAAACGCACATCCGGAACGATCAGGTTGCGTCCATCGCTTCCAATCAGTTCCAGCGCAAAAACCTTGTCCGCGCTCAGCTTTGGCATGTCCACTACGGCAAGCACCCGGCGAGAAGCACCCGGCTTGATTACCTCTGCACCGTCCACCACGAGCCGCGCCCTCAGTTTCAAACCTGAAGGCCCCGTGAAAGTTGCCTCTCGCGGTATCCACGCGGGATGCTCAAAGTGATTCCTAACCTTGAGTGAGACCAGCGCCCATCCATTCCCGAGATAGAAGAGCCCCGAGGTTGTTTTAAATCCCTGTTCCTCATCTACGACATCCTTGACCGGCGTGACCGATACACCCGTCTTGCCCACGTACCCAAGCAACACGAAATCCTCCGGGAGCGGCATCCGAGGCTGAGCTTCGGTCGGGCAAGGCGTCGCGGGCGGGTCGGGGCGCTGGACGTCGATCCGGGCGTCCACTTCCGTGGGGTCTGTCACGAGCACGAAGGCGGCCCGTGACGGCGCCCTCCCATCGGCGAAGAATACCCCGATCTCGTGGCGCTCGCCTTCCTTGAGGTCCGTGACGGCTTGGACGATCACCGAGAGTGCTCCGGTGTCCAGCACGCGGATCCGGGACTCATCGAAGGTGAGGGTCTTCGTCTGGATCGGTGCGGGGAAGAAGAGCAGCGTCGGATTATCCCCCGCGACGTGAACCTCGGGGAGCGGCTCGGTAGGGCTGCTTGCGAGGGTGACAGCCCGCGTGCGCTCGACGCGCCCCCCATGCGTCGGCTCGGCCCGCGCTACAGCTCCCCAGAATAGCGCGAGCGCCAGGGACAATCTAAGCGGTTGGAACAAGGATGCGTGACCTCCTAGATTGCCACGCTACCATCGCAGGCGCCCGCGCAGGGGAACGAAGCCGCGGCTCGGGGGCTGCGGAGGAGTCCTACCGGTACCTTGCCGCCCCACAGGAAGGCGCCCCCAACAAGCGGCACG encodes:
- a CDS encoding serine/threonine protein kinase — encoded protein: MTPNQFRPTSDAVVDGWHVSQELGDGGFAIVYLVEKSGKPYALKVARHREASGDDKQTHDRMVREATTLLMLDHPNIIRHRGYGYAEAGNMYLALEYVDGWTLAEWKELKHPTIHEILRVFVKLASALSYMHRRGVLHRDLKLVNVLIRKSDGEPVIIDFGCATYALAEDLTEEGLPPGTERFRAPEQFKFLNENKNDHRARYTFKVADEIFALGAMLYELLTDPWPTHYYMRKPLNLQMPPPPAFDVNPRIPESLSELVEKILSREPSRRPVDAEALRRELEEHLERSGAEYMVPAHAPSEQMLAEPSESDGLPGVPPGVPPKSPTPRKVTRKTLTVGTALVMALAAAVTFWRACGDVPASPSEHSTPPMTSPLDMSLPSPVPMVLPPATDAGQKEDSTVKTTPEIPSQRLPMRVQKGFSAAECAAMSLVAALAAGCPGSQIRPESFTCPSGAARAMVKELHWEDGDRFDLVLDDRHNIEGKIWFTAGSDVVGVVPKMEGLDRRQLEVAPPGTRFYGKAYYLSDKMGRSDGPALVIRYDRVKLPGQDERPVCFVVESRSYGFKDGRVQAGNFNVGTVVDRWP
- a CDS encoding DUF2381 family protein; amino-acid sequence: MFQPLRLSLALALFWGAVARAEPTHGGRVERTRAVTLASSPTEPLPEVHVAGDNPTLLFFPAPIQTKTLTFDESRIRVLDTGALSVIVQAVTDLKEGERHEIGVFFADGRAPSRAAFVLVTDPTEVDARIDVQRPDPPATPCPTEAQPRMPLPEDFVLLGYVGKTGVSVTPVKDVVDEEQGFKTTSGLFYLGNGWALVSLKVRNHFEHPAWIPREATFTGPSGLKLRARLVVDGAEVIKPGASRRVLAVVDMPKLSADKVFALELIGSDGRNLIVPDVRFPKFGMEGTP